One genomic window of Entelurus aequoreus isolate RoL-2023_Sb linkage group LG07, RoL_Eaeq_v1.1, whole genome shotgun sequence includes the following:
- the LOC133653690 gene encoding uncharacterized protein LOC133653690 isoform X2, translating into MASRGGKTPQQGIKAHFTRHSKTTTTNSGTSLASPASSSVAAKEANAGSMTAASLPPEMESLHRLMTASMENIIAPLKRTMDEVKIIVEDQGKRIVDLEENATQLTERVTALEAICEQLLTQNESLNERMEDASNRSRRCNLRVTNVLPSPGERNDCVQFMQNFFATVLGDVFTEPPILDRAHRIGQDACTTGRQEPATMEGTENYALSRLCASYCETSCHIHQARLPDMERNTTTKPARRGRATTQERGDTGREREEENGAGLGNEEDGTHGKNGPGGEDEAMGGISVEGEYNDEVNDGEEEDGGSGSESGDNMGALDENDGTE; encoded by the exons ATGGCTTCGCGGGGCGGCAAAACTCCACAGCAGGGGATAAAGGCGCACTTTACTCGGCATAGTAAAACTACCACTACAAACAGTGGGACTAGCTTAGCCTCTCCAGCTAGTAGCTCTGTAGCTGCTAAAGAGGCTAATGCTGGTAGCATGACCGCAGCCAGCCTACCCCCAGAAATGGAGAGCCTACACCGACTCATGACCGCATCAATGGAGAATATAATAGCTCCGCTGAAGAGGACCATGGATGAAGTGAAGATAATTGTGGAGGATCAAGGCAAAAGGATCGTCGACTTGGAAGAAAACGCAACGCAGCTAACTGAACGAGTCACCGCTCTTGAGGCTATATGTGAGCAGCTCTTGACCCAGAACGAGTCACTGAACGAACGCATGGAAGACGCCTCTAACAGGTCTAGACGCTGCAACCTGCGCGTCACGAACGTACTACCGAGTCCTGGGGAAAGGAACGACTGTGTTCAATTCATGCAAAACTTTTTTGCCACAGTACTTGGGGACGTGTTCACCGAGCCACCCATACTAGACAGAGCGCACAGGATCG GACAAGATGCGTGCACTACGGGCAGACAGGAGCCTGCTACAATGGAAGGGACAGAAAATTATGCTCTATCCAGATTATGCGCCAGCTACTGTGAAACTTCGTGCCACATTCACCAAG CCAGACTCCCGGACATGGAGAGAAACACAACTACCAAACCAGCGAGAAGAGGGCGCGCCACCACCCAGGAGAGAGGCGACACCGGCCGGGAGAGAGAGGAGGAGAACGGCGCTGGACTAGGCAACGAAGAGGATGGAACGCACGGGAAGAACGGTCCGGGAGGAGAGGACGAGGCGATGGGAGGCATCAGCGTGGAAGGAGAATATAACGACGAGGTGAACGACGGCGAAGAAGAAGACGGCGGCAGCGGCAGCGAGTCCGGAGACAACATGGGGGCTCTGGACGAGAATGACGGTACTGAGTAG
- the LOC133653690 gene encoding uncharacterized protein LOC133653690 isoform X1, translated as MASRGGKTPQQGIKAHFTRHSKTTTTNSGTSLASPASSSVAAKEANAGSMTAASLPPEMESLHRLMTASMENIIAPLKRTMDEVKIIVEDQGKRIVDLEENATQLTERVTALEAICEQLLTQNESLNERMEDASNRSRRCNLRVTNVLPSPGERNDCVQFMQNFFATVLGDVFTEPPILDRAHRIGKENPGPNPRPRVMIVRFHYFQDKMRALRADRSLLQWKGQKIMLYPDYAPATVKLRATFTKTADEAQRFYDRRIARLPDMERNTTTKPARRGRATTQERGDTGREREEENGAGLGNEEDGTHGKNGPGGEDEAMGGISVEGEYNDEVNDGEEEDGGSGSESGDNMGALDENDGTE; from the exons ATGGCTTCGCGGGGCGGCAAAACTCCACAGCAGGGGATAAAGGCGCACTTTACTCGGCATAGTAAAACTACCACTACAAACAGTGGGACTAGCTTAGCCTCTCCAGCTAGTAGCTCTGTAGCTGCTAAAGAGGCTAATGCTGGTAGCATGACCGCAGCCAGCCTACCCCCAGAAATGGAGAGCCTACACCGACTCATGACCGCATCAATGGAGAATATAATAGCTCCGCTGAAGAGGACCATGGATGAAGTGAAGATAATTGTGGAGGATCAAGGCAAAAGGATCGTCGACTTGGAAGAAAACGCAACGCAGCTAACTGAACGAGTCACCGCTCTTGAGGCTATATGTGAGCAGCTCTTGACCCAGAACGAGTCACTGAACGAACGCATGGAAGACGCCTCTAACAGGTCTAGACGCTGCAACCTGCGCGTCACGAACGTACTACCGAGTCCTGGGGAAAGGAACGACTGTGTTCAATTCATGCAAAACTTTTTTGCCACAGTACTTGGGGACGTGTTCACCGAGCCACCCATACTAGACAGAGCGCACAGGATCGGTAAGGAAAATCCGGGGCCCAACCCGAGGCCTAGAGTGATGATTGTCCGCTTCCATTACTTTCAGGACAAGATGCGTGCACTACGGGCAGACAGGAGCCTGCTACAATGGAAGGGACAGAAAATTATGCTCTATCCAGATTATGCGCCAGCTACTGTGAAACTTCGTGCCACATTCACCAAG ACCGCTGATGAAGCACAACGATTCTATGACCGGCGTATAGCCAGACTCCCGGACATGGAGAGAAACACAACTACCAAACCAGCGAGAAGAGGGCGCGCCACCACCCAGGAGAGAGGCGACACCGGCCGGGAGAGAGAGGAGGAGAACGGCGCTGGACTAGGCAACGAAGAGGATGGAACGCACGGGAAGAACGGTCCGGGAGGAGAGGACGAGGCGATGGGAGGCATCAGCGTGGAAGGAGAATATAACGACGAGGTGAACGACGGCGAAGAAGAAGACGGCGGCAGCGGCAGCGAGTCCGGAGACAACATGGGGGCTCTGGACGAGAATGACGGTACTGAGTAG